A window of the Mauremys mutica isolate MM-2020 ecotype Southern unplaced genomic scaffold, ASM2049712v1 Super-Scaffold_328, whole genome shotgun sequence genome harbors these coding sequences:
- the LOC123361570 gene encoding paired immunoglobulin-like type 2 receptor beta, which yields MSQELLLLLSLVGVAAQYPWYMVTQPKSLSAPAGGSVTLPCAFTYPREIEPLQDLRVYWRWGGFYGELIYNHTEGLTHPDYRGRIVLVGDPRGNRTASIRIDRLRESDASKYVCNIRVQKNDGQWEQWRGHPGIQLTVTAPSPTGSTRHPEMVTTGMGRTYSQRIDAVILVLIGLVLLLSKAGVFIVVFALGRRLGWGHGSESVTGQVPRSDAPSASGFELTSLVQSPSPGIAGE from the exons TGGCTGCCCAGTATCCCTGGTACATGGTAACCCAGCCCAAGTCCCTGTCGGCGCCGGCCGGGGGCTCCGTCACCCTGCCCTGCGCCTTCACCTACCCCCGCGAGATCGAGCCGCTGCAGGACCTCCGGGTTTACTGGAGATGGGGGGGATTCTATGGCGAGTTGATCTACAATCACACCGAGGGGCTCACCCACCCGGATTACAGGGGCCGCATCGTCCTGGTCGGGGACCCGCGGGGGAACCGAACGGCCTCGATCCGCATCGACCGGCTGCGGGAGTCGGACGCCAGCAAGTACGTCTGCAACATCAGGGTGCAGAAGAACGATGGCCAATGGGAGCAATGGCGCGGTCACCCTGGGATCCAACTCACAGTGACAG ctcccagccccacaggcagcacaCGGCACCCGGAAATGGTCACAACTGGCATGGGGAGAACCTACTCCCAACGCATCGACGCCGTAATCCTCGTCCTCATCGGCCTCGTCCTGCTGCTTTCCAAGGCCGGCGTCTTCATCGTGGTCTTTGCCctgggccggcggctgggctggggtcaCGGCTCAGAGAGCGTCACCGGGCAGGTGCCCAGGAGCGACGCACCATCAGCATCAGGATTTGAACTCACCTCCCTGGTGCAGAGCCCTTCGCCAGGCATCGCCGGGGAATGA